One Deinococcus cellulosilyticus NBRC 106333 = KACC 11606 DNA segment encodes these proteins:
- a CDS encoding RNA polymerase sigma factor yields the protein MDSETQLILKLSRGDENALRDLHDLLKGRVYTLALEMLKSPQDAEEVLQDTFVKLYHHAREFSPHIHAPRAFIYTIARRECLNRIRAQKARPLNAGLDLTEHDHLASTPFSDPEDRVTVDHAMNHLNALDQHLIHDAFFEGYTHDELSSRYRLPLGTIKTRLRRALSAMKKALEGKG from the coding sequence GATCCTCAAACTGTCCAGAGGGGACGAAAACGCCCTCAGGGACCTCCATGACCTGCTGAAGGGTCGGGTGTACACCCTGGCCCTGGAGATGCTGAAAAGCCCCCAGGACGCAGAAGAGGTCCTGCAGGACACCTTTGTGAAGCTGTACCACCATGCCAGGGAATTCAGCCCGCACATCCATGCTCCCCGTGCCTTCATCTACACCATTGCCCGTCGGGAGTGCCTGAACCGCATCCGTGCCCAGAAGGCCCGGCCCCTGAACGCAGGGCTGGACCTGACCGAGCACGACCACCTTGCCTCCACCCCTTTTTCTGACCCCGAGGACCGGGTCACGGTAGACCACGCCATGAACCACCTGAACGCGCTTGACCAGCACCTGATTCACGACGCCTTCTTCGAGGGGTACACCCACGATGAACTCTCCAGCCGCTACCGGCTTCCGCTCGGGACCATCAAGACCCGATTGCGGCGTGCCCTCTCGGCCATGAAAAAAGCACTGGAGGGGAAAGGATGA